In the genome of Pseudomonas sp. B33.4, the window CGGAGAGAGCAGGGGCTCAATTTATCACGAAAAGCGTGCAGGAGAAATTACTGAGCAATCTCTCAGAACATTCTCGCAACCCGATACGGTAGACCCTGATTTGGATTTTCCGGAGTTGCGAAGATGCAAAAAAACGAGTAAGTCTACAACTCGAACCTCATCGAAATATACCCCCGAAAAGTGTACCAGCCAGCTTAGCGCGGCCCTTTTAAATGAAAATAGCGCAAAAATTTATTAAGAACTCTGGAAAAGGTCAACTTGAAACCGCCCTCATACATGGAAATTTCAACCAACAACCAGTAATGGGACAAGCGCCTGACGAATCCGCCCCAGGTGGAAATACGAACAGGCTGTATCGTACTGCTATTCATTAACCTTCCGCCCACTTGAAAAAGAGCGGTCCATTGCGCCGCTACAGTGGCGATATCAAACCGGCGAAGCACATCATTGTATGCGTTGTCAGCAATGGTAGCCCTGCTCACCTCATCATCTAAATAACGTTCAATAGCAGCGATCCAGCATGCAGCAGTGTTAGATTCCATCAACAACCCAGTTACACCATCAACTACAGAACCTACATAACTTTCAGATTGTGTATAAATTCCAGCACATCGAAATGCAGCGTACTCACGATATTTGTTGTTCGTTTTATACTTATTAGAATTTTTGTTATCAAGTGGCGCGAGACCTATTTTCCAACCGCGCTGTACTTGAAAGGCTATATATTCAGCATAGCTATTCATATGCCCGAAAAACCTTACTCTGGCCCCCTGCTCCAACCAGCTGGGCATGCAGCCGATAAATTCAAAAACAACATTGCTTCTTTTCGCGAGTATATGAGGAATCACGTCCTTGAGAATATCCAGATCCGCATCACGCGATGGGCTGCCGGCAAATCCGATACGGTATTCCGAGTCTGTACTTACTTCGCACCCAGAAAGTAATGAAAAATCAAAAAAAGCAGGCAACAGCACCGTATTGCGATTTTTCGGAAGTATGTACTCTCTAAGAGCTACCGAATTGGTAATAACAGTATGCGCTTTCTCCACCGCATACTTTAGAGAGCGCCGAATAATCGGATGTTTATAGTACTTCGCTAAAGCAGTCTCCCCTTCAATCAACCAAAAATTGTCATCAATATAATAAAAATATGGAATATTACTGCGTTTCAACGACTCCATCCAGAAAATCGCAACAGGATCTGCAGTCCGAACAAACAATGGAAGTTCTGAGTTCGATAGAAGCTGCTCATCTATCTGGGAAAGATATACTTTTTTATATGTAACACCGAGACCAGAACATTCCGAAAGCAACTGCTCAGTCAACTGAGTTGTCGCGATATCCGCCTCGACAATCAATAATATATTAACGCTTAAACCTAAATCACTCATCATATGAAAAATATGCGCACGGAACTAGTTTATTGGGACGCAAAGGCCAACGCGATACCATCGAACACTCTACAATTTTGACGCAAGCACCAGATTCTCGACCAAAGAAACGAATGAATGCCACTTCTTCTTGCTGTAGCAAATTTCCGAGAGAGAAACGGACGAGCCCGATGGTATCAACGCCAGACAATACCGTCGTCGAATTCCATATAATGTCACTACTTTTACCAACCAACTCTATGCCAAGTTGCGCGCCTTTGGTATCAGCAGACAGGTACACATATACAAAAATAGAATTGCACGGACCGGAGCCTTGAATTTGATATTCAATATACCCTTCGATCGGCACCTCTTTGCTAAGCCGATAATCCCTTGGTTTACGAGAACGATAATTTGCCTCAAAATAATCGTCCATGCGTTTCAGGTCTACATCAGGCAGATCAGGACCCACGGTTAGCAATCCAATCAGCCTTTCATGTCTAAGCAGTTTTGCTTCGCACTCTGCAACATAGTCACGTTGCTCTTTTAGTCGCTTACCTAACAACTCCTCTGCGTATGACACAGTGGAGAAACCTTCTGCGCTATAAGCTTTGGCCGCGGCTCTGGACTCTTGCAACGCGGGAGTATCCAGAAATGGGTAACCATCCAAATTCTTTGCCAGCTCCAAGTAACCATTCTCATCATCTTCTTTCCAAACAACGAGATGATAAACAATTTGATGGCAAACATCGGTTAAATGTTGACGCAACTCTCTTTGACAGGAAGGATCAATTCGATTGAATTTCGGAAAATAAAAAAACTCCATCCGTAGCAATCGAATTTCCAATCCTGGGTTTGAGTTATCGGATTGCGACAAGCCCCAGCTAACTGCATGAGGATGGTAGTACTCTCTTTTGTCAATAGGTGCCCAAGAACAACTCGACCAGAACCTTGGCGTATGTTCGTTAAACACTTGAAGATGGTATGGATTGGCTAAGTTTAGTTTCTGCTCGTAATAAGGTACGACAATACAAATCTGAGCTTTATGCTTACAAACTCGATAAAGCTCTTTCATTGTAAATATCAGATCGGACACATGCTCCAGGCTGTGAGATGCATGAACAAGCTCAACGGAACTCTCTCCAAAAGGTAGCGGCCTGTCAAGATCCGCTACCACTTGGACACCTGGCAATGGAAATCGGTCGACACCAATAAATCCAGGAAGACACTTAGGTCCACAACCGATGTCCAGTTTCATAGCCAACACCTATATAGCTAATACTTCCGCAAAAGGAGATACAGGGATACGTTTCAAACCCGCATAACGATACTTAACAAACTCAAACATGTATACAGGGTGAGCCGCCCGTGCAAACACACGAAGCCTGTATACCGTTGAAGAGGAAGCTAGGACGTGATCCACAGCAAACTCGACCGGCAAAGACAAGTCCACTCCGTTCAACGCTACAACCCTATTAAGAATAATAGACCCGGATGGCCCAATAAGTTCGATACCAACCAGTCCGTCCTGGAGACCGTCCGTAGTAAATGCAATCAAAAAAGATCTGATATTAGTCGCAATGCTCAACTCATATTCGATATATGGTACATCATGTAGCGATTTGGATAATTCTAAAACAGCACCAACATTATTACGCTTGACGTCTAGTAAAAACTCTTTCATGCGGCCGAACTGTGGCATTAAGCTGTCCCACAAATCGTGCTTACGAGACATGAAGCCTAAACGCTTGGAATTCGAGGTTGCCTGTCGTAACCGGGCCAGTTCCGCCAGACTTTCAATCAGTTTTTGCGGATTTTTTATTGAATCATTACCCGCAACAGCGATATTTCCACCATTACTTCGAGAAATAAGCTTAAGCCTACTTTCAACGGTAGTAAATCCATTAAAGGTAGTAGAACTGGATATCGAGCGCAACACATCACAACTGATTACGCCGGAGAACTTCTCTTCACAGTACGCTCTATTGTTCTTTTTAAACATAGAGAACTTAGAAAAATCCAAACTCTCCAACATATCAGACCAAGAACGAGCACTAAACGGTGAAGAGACAACATAACCAACTTCCAACTGTTTTAATTCGGAATATGGAAAGTAATCAGGAACCACCAACACTGCGTTCAGTACATTCGCAGACATAGCTACGTTTGTAGTCTTGTACAAATTATTGATCGACTCACTTGGCGCGTGTATAAGAATATCCGGGCTATATTTAGAAATTTGCAAAAGTGCAGTTTCCCAATTTAGCTCAAACGGCATCGTTATCAACTCTAGTCGATCATGCTGCTTAAAGTCTTCAAAAAACTCTGTATTAGCGCCTCCAACAACAAGTTGAATACTTCTACCTGACTCAACATATTTGAGAAATGCTGGTAGCATGACATCCAGTAGCGCAGACAATCGATGACTACCACCTGCAAACGCGATAACCAACTGTTCGCGCGCAGTAGAAACTTCATCAGTACTTATTTTCATGTCTCGAAATGTCGGCGGAAACCACTCAACGTTCGAGTGAAGCAAATGCTCTTTGAAATACTCGAGCAAAGGTAAAGTGCTCGTAAGAACACCAGAAAAATCTTTGAGTTTATGTCTCAGCGTCTTTTTACTGAAATCCTCGAAACCACTCATTTCCTTGGTTTCTTGAAGAAGTGTCAAGTTGTCATCGGTAAAGTAATAGCAGGGAATTTGCAGCTTATGTGCCGCATCAATCCACTCAAAAAATGGATCCAACTGCCTGACAAAAATAACACAACTCGCATGTGCAATTTCTGACAATGGCCAATGCCCTGGGACAATTACGCGTACCCGGCTTTTCCACTCTTCAGGCAAAAAGTCAAATGTAACGGTCGTGCTAGCGCTCGGGTGCGCAGTCAAGACCAATATTTTTCTTTTTTCATCGGAGTCGATTAATGAACTGGCGATATCAAAATTATTTCTGCTACGAGCATGGGCGAACGCCATCTCTTTAGCTGCAACGACAGTGCAATGGGTTGTTGTCTGCGGCAGACTGAAAACGTCATATTCTTCAAAGTTTGAAGGCCTGAGAGAAATATCACGCTCCTGCCTGATTCTTTCTTCCGAGGCCCAACTATCTAATGCGTATGTTTTACCGAGACTGTCATTGGTCGCAGGGCCGCCAACCTCGCCAACAGAAATATCTACGTAGCGGAGAATATACTTACGTGAAATCCTTCGCCATAAGTCCCAATCACACACACGGGTCATGAGGATGTGTGGATCGTACAGGCCGATGTCTTCAAGAATAAAACGCGGGACCAGCACCGAGTTATTTGCGATGTAGTTCCCGGAATTTATATTGTTATTTGATAAGCTTGCACCTAGGTGCACGACTTGCTCGCCACCGGATCCAAACTCGACAACTCTCATTTCAACAGAGCCGTAAATCAACTGATCAGGCGTCTTCTGCGCTTCGGTGTATAGATCATGCAATGCATCAGGAAAGAACACGTCATCATCAAACGCAAACGCTATGTAGCGACCGCGAGACTTGGAATATGCCTCATATTCAGAAACCGCAGGAAGGCCGATGTTTTTCGGATGTCGAAGGCAGCTCACCCGGCCGTCTTTCTCCATGAACTCCGCAATAATATCAGCACTGCCGTCGGTACTTGCGTCGTCGACAATTATCAGTTCAAGCTCGGTTAGAGTCTGGCTCAGAACTGATTCGATTGCCTTACGAAACTTACCACTCTTTGCCCGCCTAAAAGTAGGCAGCAAAACGGACACTATCGGAAGTGAACCGTTGCCATAGGAACTGCCAGGCAACCATAGAGTTTCGCGAATGAGATCTTTGACTTTCATGTTCTAGGCCTTAGACACTTGCCGAATAATTTTCTGAGTACGCCTTTAACACTTGGTCTGTTTTGCCATCCATACGGATTTTTCCTTTTTCAAGCCAAATTGTGCGCTCACAGAAATCACTTACCAAATCTGGTGAGTGACTCGAGAAGACCAGTATCTTCCCTTGAGTCATAAATTTTTTCATACGTTCCTGAGCTTTGTGAGCGAAATTTATGTCCCCCGCCCCCATAACCTCATCTAACAAAAGAACTTCAGGATTTATCGCGGTAGATACAGAGAATGCCAAGCGAATGAACATACCGGCAGAATAAGTCCGCACAGGATAATTCAAGAATTCACCCAGTTCCGAAAACTCCGCGATCTCCTGCATTTTGTCTTTAATCTCTCGCGGCTTCAGCCCCAACAAGAGCGCACGAATCTTTATGTTATCCCAACCCGACTGATTCATTTCGAAACCTGTCGCAAACTCAAACATAGGACAGACATGCCCAGATGTTTGCGCGCTACCGGAAGTCGTAGGATAAATGCGAGCCATAACTTTCAGTAGAGTACTTTTACCAGCGCCGTTCAACCCGATCAGGCCGACTCGCTCGCCCCGAGTAATTGAAAGATTAACATTGGAAAGCGCGTTAATTGTGTATTCTTGAGTATTAGTCGCAGCTGGGCGGCGTAGAATAGTATTCCTTATTCTGCCTACCAAGTCAGTTCGCCCGGTAAATACGACGCTAGCATCTCGTAAAACTACAGAAATATCGCTCATAGCATATAAACCACTTTCTTATCCATTTTAGATGCAAGCACCAAGCAAACAAGCCACAGAACTGATAGATAAACAGCGCAAAACATATAATCCTGTTTCACTGCAAATGTCCCTTCCAGAATCGGAAATCTAATTACATCTACCAGGTAATACAATGGATTATATTTATAGACAAAGTCCAGACCACGATCCTTGAGCATCGTAACGGGGAACATGATAGGCGTTACAAAAAACAGTACCTGGAAAATTCCCGTCAAGGCATGGGGCAAATCTCTAAAACGAGCAGAGAGATATGCGCTAAGTGTGATGTGCCCCAATCCAGCTATAAGAAGTATTCCAACTCCGGGCAATGCGTACAGCCACCCCATGGGATTAAAGCGATCAAAGAACAACAAAGTCCCTGCCAAAGCTACAACACCAACCAACATTACTGCAAACAGAGAAACCAGCACCCGAAACAGATATATTTGCTTCGGGAAAGAAAATTGTTTGATGTAACCTTCGGAACCTACAAACGCATATCCGCCTTCGACGAAGGAGGAAACCAAGAATCCCCAAACTATCAAGCCGCACGTGAGATAGGGAAGAAACTCTGCCATCGGTTGCTTAAGCAGTACTCCATAAACCACCCCTGCGCCTAAAACCATCATTGCAAGGTTTATAAGTATCCATAGTGGTCCGATAGCAGACCTGCGGAAGCGAGCTTTGACGTCCTGCAGCCCTAGGTATAGCCATACACGCCACTCAAGAAGCGACTTTAATGCATTGGGTAAAAAACTATTCTGACTGATCATCTAAAGCCTATTTAGCTCAAGCACTATTAATTTACCGTTACGGGAAACTTCGTTGAAGCCCAGCTTTTCGTATAACTTAATCGCCCTGACGTTTTCTTCCAGAACTTCTAGAAATACGCTCTCAAGCGCAAGCTGCTGCCAACACGTTTCAATCAACAGTTGGCAGCCTCGCTTGATATAACCTTTACCCGCGTTGTCTGGCGCTGCAAGAAAGCGCCCGACTTCGGCGCGCTTTCTCTGCAGATCCACGCCATAAACAGCGCATTGCCCAACCAACTCACCATCTGCCGCGATGACGAACACAAAATCATCAGACTTTTTTGAATAGGACTCGAACCACTTTACGTGACTGTCCCATTCAATGATGTTTGAGTTAATAAACCACCGGCGGTTTTCGTCTCGGTTTCGCCAGTCCAGGGTCGACTGTAAATCAGCCACCTCCAGTAGACGGATCTCGACGACTTCATCAGATGTTGAGTGGAGGGTAGGTTTCATTTTGCGTACTTGGCTACCAATTGAGATACGGTGTCTACATCGGCCTTACTGAGGCCCATGTGTACCGGGAGCGAGATAATTTCCTGGGATGCCAATGCTGCCTTAGGGCAGGTGCCATTACCATGCGCATACATACGATACTCCGTGTTATCACGGTAATGTACGCCTGGGTATACCTGGTGTTCATTGAGGGCCAGCATCAGCTCTTCACGGTTTTTGACACGAATTTGCACAAGGTGAGTCGACGACTCACATTCTGGATTAATTTCAATAAAGCGTACTTTATCGTTACCTTCCAGGTTTTCGCGATACCACTTGGCGAGCTGGCGACGGTAAGCGTTATCACGATCCAGGTACTTCAATGCAACCAGGCCCATGACAGCCATGATCGAGTTGCCGTGGTATTTGAAGCCGACTTCTTCAACATCGTACATCCACTTGTACGCGCCCTGAGCGGCAGTACGAGCGTAAGTATCCTTGTTGATACCTAACCAGCTCATCTTGCGTACGCGCTCGTCATCTTCCGCATTTTTGAAGCAGATCATGCCCGAATCGGCTGTTGCCAGGTTTTTTACAGCCTGGAAGCTGAACACCACTACGTCCGCTTCTGGGCATACATGACGCCCATTGATGCGAGTACCCGACATGTGGGCAGCGTCTAGAATCAAAGCAATGTTACGTGCTTTGCAAATTTCCAGGATTTTCGAGTATTGACCGACGTTGCCACCAATACCTACGAAAATCAGCGCCTTGGTCTTGTCGGTGATGCGCTGCTCTACGCTGACAGGGTCCAGACACAGCGACTCGTCAACATCTGCGAATACTGGTGTCAGGCCTGCGCAGAGAATGGCGTGGTTGGTCGATACGAAAGTCAGTGGAGTCGTAATGACTTCTGCATCATCGCCCCATCCATTTTTTGTCTTGAGCAAGCGGAAAGCCAGTTCCAGACCTACGGTGTTCGACGAAAGAAAATGTGCGTGCGGCAGCCCGGTATAGGACTTCCATGCTTCTTCCATCTCAACAGTTTTAAAACCTAACCCAGTCCAGCCTTTCTCAAGACATTCACGAATACCTTCAAGGCATTCGTCGACACGAAATTTAGGTACAAACAGTTGAATTGACATGTATTTAGCCTCGAATCACAAGTGCTGTGCGGTTTAAATTTTTATCCAATTACATCTTTTTTTGCAGAAAGGCCCGGAGTTAACCTGGCCAACTGCGGGCAAAATCAATGACTCTCGTGTTCCAAGAGGCGCTTGAGATACTTTCCGTAGCCGTTTTTGATTAATGGCATGGCTAACGCGAGCAACTGCTCGTCCGATATCCATCCCTTTCGCCATGCCAACTCTTCAGGGCATGCGACCTTAAGGCCTTGCCGGTTTTCCAGGGTCGCAATGAAATGACTCGCCTCTAGCAGAGACTCATGAGTCCCTGTATCCAGCCAGGCATATCCCCTTCCCATGATTTCTACCGAGAGGTTGTTACGCTCCAGATAGACTCGGTTCACATCCGTGATTTCCAACTCGCCACGCTCAGAG includes:
- a CDS encoding glycosyltransferase, whose translation is MMSDLGLSVNILLIVEADIATTQLTEQLLSECSGLGVTYKKVYLSQIDEQLLSNSELPLFVRTADPVAIFWMESLKRSNIPYFYYIDDNFWLIEGETALAKYYKHPIIRRSLKYAVEKAHTVITNSVALREYILPKNRNTVLLPAFFDFSLLSGCEVSTDSEYRIGFAGSPSRDADLDILKDVIPHILAKRSNVVFEFIGCMPSWLEQGARVRFFGHMNSYAEYIAFQVQRGWKIGLAPLDNKNSNKYKTNNKYREYAAFRCAGIYTQSESYVGSVVDGVTGLLMESNTAACWIAAIERYLDDEVSRATIADNAYNDVLRRFDIATVAAQWTALFQVGGRLMNSSTIQPVRISTWGGFVRRLSHYWLLVEISMYEGGFKLTFSRVLNKFLRYFHLKGPR
- a CDS encoding class I SAM-dependent methyltransferase, whose translation is MKLDIGCGPKCLPGFIGVDRFPLPGVQVVADLDRPLPFGESSVELVHASHSLEHVSDLIFTMKELYRVCKHKAQICIVVPYYEQKLNLANPYHLQVFNEHTPRFWSSCSWAPIDKREYYHPHAVSWGLSQSDNSNPGLEIRLLRMEFFYFPKFNRIDPSCQRELRQHLTDVCHQIVYHLVVWKEDDENGYLELAKNLDGYPFLDTPALQESRAAAKAYSAEGFSTVSYAEELLGKRLKEQRDYVAECEAKLLRHERLIGLLTVGPDLPDVDLKRMDDYFEANYRSRKPRDYRLSKEVPIEGYIEYQIQGSGPCNSIFVYVYLSADTKGAQLGIELVGKSSDIIWNSTTVLSGVDTIGLVRFSLGNLLQQEEVAFIRFFGRESGACVKIVECSMVSRWPLRPNKLVPCAYFSYDE
- a CDS encoding glycosyltransferase family 2 protein, which codes for MKVKDLIRETLWLPGSSYGNGSLPIVSVLLPTFRRAKSGKFRKAIESVLSQTLTELELIIVDDASTDGSADIIAEFMEKDGRVSCLRHPKNIGLPAVSEYEAYSKSRGRYIAFAFDDDVFFPDALHDLYTEAQKTPDQLIYGSVEMRVVEFGSGGEQVVHLGASLSNNNINSGNYIANNSVLVPRFILEDIGLYDPHILMTRVCDWDLWRRISRKYILRYVDISVGEVGGPATNDSLGKTYALDSWASEERIRQERDISLRPSNFEEYDVFSLPQTTTHCTVVAAKEMAFAHARSRNNFDIASSLIDSDEKRKILVLTAHPSASTTVTFDFLPEEWKSRVRVIVPGHWPLSEIAHASCVIFVRQLDPFFEWIDAAHKLQIPCYYFTDDNLTLLQETKEMSGFEDFSKKTLRHKLKDFSGVLTSTLPLLEYFKEHLLHSNVEWFPPTFRDMKISTDEVSTAREQLVIAFAGGSHRLSALLDVMLPAFLKYVESGRSIQLVVGGANTEFFEDFKQHDRLELITMPFELNWETALLQISKYSPDILIHAPSESINNLYKTTNVAMSANVLNAVLVVPDYFPYSELKQLEVGYVVSSPFSARSWSDMLESLDFSKFSMFKKNNRAYCEEKFSGVISCDVLRSISSSTTFNGFTTVESRLKLISRSNGGNIAVAGNDSIKNPQKLIESLAELARLRQATSNSKRLGFMSRKHDLWDSLMPQFGRMKEFLLDVKRNNVGAVLELSKSLHDVPYIEYELSIATNIRSFLIAFTTDGLQDGLVGIELIGPSGSIILNRVVALNGVDLSLPVEFAVDHVLASSSTVYRLRVFARAAHPVYMFEFVKYRYAGLKRIPVSPFAEVLAI
- a CDS encoding ABC transporter ATP-binding protein → MLRRPAATNTQEYTINALSNVNLSITRGERVGLIGLNGAGKSTLLKVMARIYPTTSGSAQTSGHVCPMFEFATGFEMNQSGWDNIKIRALLLGLKPREIKDKMQEIAEFSELGEFLNYPVRTYSAGMFIRLAFSVSTAINPEVLLLDEVMGAGDINFAHKAQERMKKFMTQGKILVFSSHSPDLVSDFCERTIWLEKGKIRMDGKTDQVLKAYSENYSASV
- a CDS encoding ABC transporter permease, which encodes MISQNSFLPNALKSLLEWRVWLYLGLQDVKARFRRSAIGPLWILINLAMMVLGAGVVYGVLLKQPMAEFLPYLTCGLIVWGFLVSSFVEGGYAFVGSEGYIKQFSFPKQIYLFRVLVSLFAVMLVGVVALAGTLLFFDRFNPMGWLYALPGVGILLIAGLGHITLSAYLSARFRDLPHALTGIFQVLFFVTPIMFPVTMLKDRGLDFVYKYNPLYYLVDVIRFPILEGTFAVKQDYMFCAVYLSVLWLVCLVLASKMDKKVVYML
- a CDS encoding GNAT family N-acetyltransferase translates to MKPTLHSTSDEVVEIRLLEVADLQSTLDWRNRDENRRWFINSNIIEWDSHVKWFESYSKKSDDFVFVIAADGELVGQCAVYGVDLQRKRAEVGRFLAAPDNAGKGYIKRGCQLLIETCWQQLALESVFLEVLEENVRAIKLYEKLGFNEVSRNGKLIVLELNRL
- a CDS encoding DegT/DnrJ/EryC1/StrS family aminotransferase yields the protein MSIQLFVPKFRVDECLEGIRECLEKGWTGLGFKTVEMEEAWKSYTGLPHAHFLSSNTVGLELAFRLLKTKNGWGDDAEVITTPLTFVSTNHAILCAGLTPVFADVDESLCLDPVSVEQRITDKTKALIFVGIGGNVGQYSKILEICKARNIALILDAAHMSGTRINGRHVCPEADVVVFSFQAVKNLATADSGMICFKNAEDDERVRKMSWLGINKDTYARTAAQGAYKWMYDVEEVGFKYHGNSIMAVMGLVALKYLDRDNAYRRQLAKWYRENLEGNDKVRFIEINPECESSTHLVQIRVKNREELMLALNEHQVYPGVHYRDNTEYRMYAHGNGTCPKAALASQEIISLPVHMGLSKADVDTVSQLVAKYAK